The Chrysemys picta bellii isolate R12L10 chromosome 5, ASM1138683v2, whole genome shotgun sequence genome includes a window with the following:
- the LOC101935145 gene encoding homeobox protein HMX1 codes for MPDEVTDTTNSASARVSSFFIENLLGTEGKESREERTQESTEDGHKETRSHSGIAGSHCAQVCCQVSPFGFSSQTYPLRESTMEWYRRAHASFIGCTSPDTSDRDSPEISEESSAGRPGGCRKQADELGSAERREEFACGSNSREEDDKGEEPDSAEQRAAGRKKKTRTVFSRSQVFQLESTFDMKRYLSSSERAGLAASLHLTETQVKIWFQNRRNKWKRQLAADLEAANVSHSAQRIVRVPILYHENSPASALGFTLPHMSPPLVGFSNAVSYPLATFPAASVPFLRSQMTGLV; via the exons ATGCCGGACGAAGTCACTGACACCACCAATTCTGCCTCCGCCAGGGTCTCGTCTTTTTTTATCGAGAATTTGCTGGGGACCGAAGGGAAAGAGAGCCGAGAGGAGAGGACGCAGGAGAGCACGGAGGATGGCCACAAAGAGACGCGGTCGCACAGCGGAATAGCCGGCAGCCATTGCGCGCAGGTCTGCTGCCAAGTCTCTCCTTTTGGGTTCAGTTCACAGACCTATCCTCTCAGGGAAAGTACAATGGAGTGGTACAGAAGAGCTCATGCTAGTTTTATAGGATGCACCAGTCCAGACA CCAGTGACCGAGACTCTCCCGAGATCTCCGAGGAGTCATCAGCAGGgaggccagggggctgcaggaaacAGGCAGACGAGCTGGGCTCGGCAGAGCGGAGAGAGGAGTTTGCTTGCGGCAGCAACAGCAGGGAGGAGGATGACAAAGGCGAGGAGCCGGATTCCGCTGAGCAGAGAGCCGCGGGCCGCAAGAAGAAGACCCGCACGGTCTTCAGCCGGAGTCAGGTCTTCCAGCTGGAGTCCACCTTCGACATGAAGCGCTACCTGAGCAGCTCGGAGAGGGCCGGCCTGGCGGCCTCCTTGCACCTCACCGAGACCCAGGTGAAGATCTGGTTCCAGAACCGCAGGAATAAGTGGAAAAGACAACTGGCTGCGGATTTGGAAGCGGCCAACGTCTCCCACTCGGCTCAAAGGATAGTAAGGGTGCCCATTTTGTACCACGAAAACTCGCCTGCAAGTGCTTTAGGCTTCACCTTGCCTCACATGTCTCCTCCCCTGGTGGGGTTTTCTAACGCTGTCAGCTACCCCCTGGCCACCTTCCCTGCCGCCTCAGTCCCGTTTCTGAGATCGCAAATGACAGGACTCGTTTGA